In Treponema sp. OMZ 798, the following proteins share a genomic window:
- a CDS encoding patatin-like phospholipase family protein, whose product MKWALVLSGGGAKGLAYIGMFKALEELEYPLPGCIVGCSMGAIIGGLYASGMTVDEMVSFFSKDFELTDYLDVSHLGFGLTKLTKFLQIGAGLNNLISHQGADSGEKSLTLFKKLSCYQTFDQLKIPFYCNATDLSDGNETVFDKGFLADAMRASYSYPGFFAPFNHNGKIFVDGCVKNNTPVWIAKEKGFKNILAVTLGTFKVIKNDDIDSSIAVLTRCLEVASIRSDYSVRNTPTHILDIDTGMAPHDFSDPLYQIQMGYSITMNNKKELLEFFQKGLPGFLNRRRMAKKTAKRLKSEKVF is encoded by the coding sequence ATGAAATGGGCATTGGTTTTATCGGGCGGAGGCGCAAAGGGCCTTGCCTACATAGGAATGTTTAAGGCTCTTGAAGAATTGGAATATCCGCTTCCTGGTTGTATTGTCGGTTGTTCTATGGGTGCAATTATCGGCGGGCTTTATGCCTCGGGCATGACTGTAGATGAGATGGTTTCTTTCTTTTCTAAAGATTTTGAATTAACCGACTATCTGGATGTATCTCATTTAGGTTTCGGCCTTACGAAGCTCACAAAGTTTTTGCAAATCGGAGCAGGTTTAAATAATTTAATTTCTCATCAAGGTGCCGATTCCGGCGAAAAAAGTTTAACCCTCTTTAAAAAGCTTTCATGTTATCAAACATTTGATCAGCTTAAAATTCCTTTCTATTGTAATGCAACGGATTTATCCGACGGGAATGAAACGGTTTTTGATAAGGGGTTTTTGGCCGATGCGATGAGGGCTTCATACTCCTATCCCGGTTTTTTTGCCCCTTTTAATCATAACGGAAAAATTTTTGTGGACGGCTGTGTAAAAAATAATACGCCTGTTTGGATTGCCAAGGAAAAGGGTTTTAAAAATATCTTGGCTGTTACTCTTGGAACTTTTAAGGTTATAAAGAACGATGATATAGATTCTTCTATTGCAGTTCTGACAAGATGTCTCGAGGTAGCTTCGATAAGATCCGATTATAGTGTACGCAATACTCCAACCCATATTCTTGATATTGATACGGGTATGGCTCCCCATGATTTTTCGGATCCTCTTTATCAAATTCAAATGGGATACTCCATAACCATGAATAATAAAAAAGAGCTCCTTGAATTTTTTCAAAAAGGACTTCCAGGCTTTTTGAACCGCAGACGTATGGCTAAAAAAACTGCTAAAAGGTTGAAAAGTGAAAAAGTTTTTTAA
- a CDS encoding BMP family ABC transporter substrate-binding protein has translation MRKIFNFILFASFLLSLFSCAKTENIQKEKEIGIAVFVPGVRAESPVYDMLAAGVEEAVASAIGTGKKVNLKILEAGTNQAEWGTKLTSLAVDGKYDLIVSSNPAMPGIIAPISKQFPNQKFLLLDAYAEGKPMITTFRYNQREQAYIAGYISALVSLSKMEFANPEKKIGLIAGQEYPAMMNIILPAFLEGAKAADPEFTVDFKIVGNWYDAAKGAELARAMYKNGADVIMPISGGANQGVLAAAKELGFYVSWFDNNGYAKAKGYVISSSEMKQKKLAYEQILNFIDGKLKEGVPSTLGIKEGYVNFISDDEIYMQTVPEEIRKKQDEMLKKIADGSLDLSIK, from the coding sequence ATGAGAAAGATTTTTAATTTTATTTTATTTGCTTCTTTTCTTTTAAGCCTTTTTTCATGTGCAAAAACTGAAAATATACAAAAAGAAAAAGAAATCGGTATTGCGGTTTTTGTTCCCGGTGTCAGGGCTGAAAGTCCGGTTTACGATATGTTGGCTGCAGGTGTAGAAGAAGCTGTTGCTTCTGCAATCGGAACCGGTAAAAAGGTAAACTTGAAGATTTTGGAAGCCGGAACCAATCAGGCAGAATGGGGAACGAAGCTTACTTCCCTAGCTGTGGACGGAAAATATGATTTGATTGTTTCTTCCAATCCCGCCATGCCGGGCATCATCGCTCCTATTTCAAAGCAATTTCCCAATCAAAAGTTTTTGCTTTTGGATGCCTATGCCGAAGGTAAACCCATGATTACTACCTTTAGATACAATCAAAGAGAACAGGCTTATATAGCAGGCTATATTTCTGCCTTGGTAAGTTTAAGCAAGATGGAGTTTGCAAATCCCGAAAAAAAAATAGGGCTTATAGCGGGGCAAGAATATCCTGCAATGATGAATATAATTTTGCCTGCCTTCCTTGAAGGTGCCAAAGCTGCCGATCCCGAATTTACCGTTGATTTTAAAATCGTAGGAAACTGGTATGATGCGGCGAAGGGTGCCGAACTTGCCCGTGCAATGTATAAAAACGGAGCTGATGTAATAATGCCTATTTCAGGTGGTGCAAATCAGGGAGTTCTTGCCGCTGCAAAAGAATTGGGCTTCTATGTTTCTTGGTTCGATAATAACGGCTATGCAAAAGCAAAGGGCTATGTAATTTCAAGTTCCGAAATGAAGCAAAAAAAGCTTGCCTATGAGCAGATTTTAAACTTCATCGACGGGAAGCTAAAAGAAGGAGTCCCTTCTACCTTGGGCATCAAAGAAGGTTATGTAAATTTTATTTCTGATGATGAAATTTATATGCAAACCGTCCCAGAAGAAATCAGAAAAAAACAAGATGAAATGCTAAAGAAAATAGCTGACGGTTCTTTGGACTTGTCTATAAAATAA
- a CDS encoding ABC transporter permease, giving the protein MIEAVLVILKISAPLLFLSLGALLTEYAGSLAVFMEGAVILSAFFCALITIISGNPFLGFIASILLTSLILYLLALFTVKTRANSFLTGLSLNLFAAGFVPWASELFLKKGGALSFEDFEISSHLNPVNNLNPFFAGLILAVVIFLFLKYSSKGINLKFSGEAPNVLIARGINPDKYKIFSWTLAGFFAACAGSTLVFRLAAYTPNISAGRGWTALAAIFLGNKNPLLCTLAVLLFSAAEYAVNIMQGAVKIPSGILLSFPYLVALIFFIAAPSVRKK; this is encoded by the coding sequence ATGATTGAAGCCGTCTTGGTTATCTTAAAAATCTCGGCACCTCTTTTGTTTTTAAGTTTAGGAGCCCTTCTTACCGAATATGCTGGCTCTCTTGCCGTTTTTATGGAAGGCGCCGTTATTCTCTCGGCATTTTTTTGCGCTCTTATAACCATAATAAGCGGTAATCCATTTTTAGGTTTTATAGCTTCTATTCTTTTGACCTCTCTTATTCTTTATTTGCTTGCCTTGTTTACCGTTAAAACAAGGGCCAATTCTTTTTTGACCGGGCTTTCTTTAAACCTCTTTGCAGCAGGCTTTGTTCCTTGGGCTTCCGAGCTTTTTTTAAAAAAAGGCGGAGCGCTTTCCTTTGAAGACTTTGAAATTTCTTCCCATCTTAATCCCGTAAATAATCTTAATCCGTTTTTTGCAGGTTTAATTTTAGCTGTTGTAATCTTTTTATTTTTAAAATACAGCTCCAAGGGAATAAATTTAAAATTTTCAGGAGAAGCTCCGAATGTTTTAATTGCCCGCGGAATAAATCCCGATAAATATAAAATATTTTCATGGACGCTTGCCGGTTTTTTTGCAGCTTGCGCCGGATCAACCCTTGTGTTCCGTCTTGCCGCCTACACGCCCAATATAAGTGCGGGAAGAGGTTGGACAGCCTTGGCTGCAATCTTTTTGGGAAATAAAAATCCTCTTTTATGCACTTTAGCTGTCTTACTTTTTTCTGCGGCTGAATATGCCGTGAACATAATGCAGGGTGCCGTAAAAATTCCGTCCGGTATTTTATTATCCTTTCCTTATCTTGTAGCTCTTATCTTTTTTATTGCAGCACCTTCCGTTAGAAAAAAATAA
- a CDS encoding NYN domain-containing protein → MGEKMCVKKRVTFYVDGFNFYYGLRRSETADKKWGNAYWINIVKLFQGFISNDEVIEKVIYFTATPLNSQKSSRQSAFLNANKMLNGDQFEIVRGKYLEKHIQCPYCNSDISKPEEKKTDVNISIRMINDCINKSTDSLVLVSADSDLIPPLELIKENFPSMKIKVLFPPSNYSNDIAHLLAAWNKKPVLMKKSYKRFENSIMNDCINKDSKKYEIPKEWKSKQTKP, encoded by the coding sequence ATGGGAGAAAAAATGTGTGTCAAAAAACGTGTGACTTTTTATGTTGATGGTTTCAATTTTTACTATGGATTAAGAAGATCTGAAACAGCCGATAAAAAATGGGGAAATGCATATTGGATCAATATCGTAAAGTTATTTCAAGGCTTCATATCAAATGACGAAGTTATTGAAAAAGTTATTTATTTTACCGCGACTCCATTGAATTCACAAAAAAGCAGCAGGCAAAGTGCATTTTTAAATGCAAATAAAATGTTAAATGGTGATCAATTCGAAATTGTTCGAGGTAAATATCTTGAAAAACATATACAATGCCCTTATTGTAACAGTGATATATCAAAACCTGAAGAAAAGAAAACGGATGTAAATATATCTATACGCATGATCAACGATTGTATAAATAAAAGCACAGATTCATTAGTCTTGGTAAGTGCTGATAGTGATTTAATCCCTCCGCTTGAATTAATCAAAGAAAATTTTCCGTCTATGAAAATAAAAGTGCTATTTCCTCCATCAAATTATAGTAATGATATTGCACATCTGCTTGCAGCATGGAATAAAAAACCTGTTTTGATGAAAAAAAGCTACAAACGATTTGAAAATTCCATTATGAATGATTGTATAAATAAAGATTCAAAAAAATATGAAATTCCAAAAGAGTGGAAATCAAAGCAAACCAAGCCCTGA
- a CDS encoding DnaJ family molecular chaperone, producing MSKNYYNDMGNILRDALISDEDPFEAAAQRSSGRYRTMGGRMERRPPPKIDKELDRVPVPPELVEDFAVLNVLSGVPLDECKRSWKRLIKKHHPDFQDSPAKQAEANKIIRRINNSYRKIETWFKTGNILSEKDLNS from the coding sequence ATGAGTAAGAATTATTATAACGATATGGGAAATATTTTACGGGATGCTCTTATCTCCGATGAAGATCCATTTGAAGCGGCTGCTCAAAGATCAAGCGGGCGTTACCGCACAATGGGCGGCCGCATGGAAAGACGGCCTCCGCCTAAGATAGATAAAGAATTAGACCGTGTTCCTGTTCCTCCTGAACTTGTAGAAGATTTTGCCGTCTTAAATGTTTTATCGGGAGTACCGCTTGATGAATGTAAAAGATCATGGAAGCGCTTAATCAAAAAACATCATCCTGACTTTCAGGATTCGCCTGCAAAACAGGCCGAAGCCAATAAGATAATAAGGCGTATAAATAATTCTTATCGTAAAATAGAAACTTGGTTTAAGACAGGCAATATTTTATCGGAAAAAGACTTAAACTCATAA
- a CDS encoding NusG domain II-containing protein has translation MKKFFNKIRVLDVAILAVIAAFIISIALFIYSADNSTLYLLVRTPKGDWIYPMNTDISFAVEGETGPVSIRIEKNEAFVVGSTCSNKTCIAAPKLKKHGDWNACLPNKVFLSVEKK, from the coding sequence GTGAAAAAGTTTTTTAATAAGATTAGAGTCTTGGATGTTGCAATACTTGCCGTAATTGCTGCATTTATAATTTCGATTGCTCTTTTTATATATTCTGCAGATAATTCTACCCTCTATCTATTGGTACGGACACCAAAAGGCGACTGGATATATCCTATGAATACGGATATATCTTTTGCTGTTGAGGGTGAAACAGGGCCTGTAAGTATCAGAATCGAAAAAAATGAAGCCTTTGTTGTCGGTTCAACGTGTTCAAATAAAACCTGTATAGCGGCTCCAAAATTAAAAAAACACGGCGACTGGAATGCCTGCCTTCCGAATAAGGTCTTTTTATCTGTCGAAAAAAAATAA
- a CDS encoding LemA family protein, producing MSKGLKTGLIILAVVFVLGFGLYRFFIGTYNSIILAEENVKSAWSQVENVYQRRFDLIPNLVNTVKGYAAHESKVFTDIAEARSKAGGVMNVSDEVLNNPESFAKFQQAQSELGAALQRLLVITENYPELKANQNFMDLQTQLEGTENRIAVERKRYNEAVQSYNVYIRQFPRSIIANMYGFREKAYFKADDQASTAPKVNF from the coding sequence ATGAGTAAGGGTTTAAAAACCGGATTGATTATTTTGGCTGTTGTTTTTGTTTTAGGTTTCGGCTTATATAGGTTTTTTATAGGAACATATAATTCCATTATCCTTGCAGAAGAGAATGTAAAGTCTGCGTGGAGTCAGGTAGAAAATGTTTATCAAAGACGTTTTGATTTAATTCCCAACTTGGTGAATACCGTAAAAGGCTATGCTGCACATGAGTCTAAGGTTTTTACCGATATTGCAGAAGCAAGATCAAAGGCCGGCGGTGTTATGAATGTTTCCGATGAGGTTTTAAATAATCCCGAATCCTTTGCAAAATTTCAACAAGCTCAAAGCGAGCTTGGAGCCGCCTTACAGCGCTTGTTGGTTATTACCGAAAACTATCCTGAGCTTAAAGCAAACCAAAATTTTATGGACTTACAAACCCAGCTTGAAGGAACCGAAAACCGTATTGCAGTTGAACGCAAAAGATATAACGAAGCCGTCCAATCATACAATGTTTATATAAGACAATTCCCGCGTTCCATTATTGCAAACATGTACGGATTTAGGGAGAAGGCTTATTTTAAGGCTGATGATCAGGCATCAACTGCTCCCAAGGTTAACTTCTAA
- a CDS encoding N-acetylneuraminate synthase family protein yields MCGKSGVFKLGSEIFSVKNPLTIAEIGTSHNGSIERALKLIDAAAEAGARAVKFQIVYADEILHPNTGYVDLPTGRIPLYERFKILEVPIAFYKELAEYSRAKKLLFSASPFGLRSAAELAELKPDFIKIASPELNYVQLLKYCAKFNFPMILSGGVSLLKDIEKALNVLRSENKNLNLALLHCITSYPAPEKEYNISLVDNLSRVFDIACGVSDHSLDPVLVPSLTLASGGFIIEKHICLSRKEKGLDDPVALEPEMFKKMCSTLKALSQKTYGEIIEYLKNLNYSLELINEVIGSGEKKLSPAESKNYGRTNRSIHYMQDLKKGDVISDKDIAILRTEKILSPGAAPDMFDDFIGAVLEKNVKSGEGLLMEHFLKRK; encoded by the coding sequence ATGTGCGGAAAATCTGGAGTCTTTAAACTCGGTTCGGAAATTTTTTCAGTAAAAAATCCTCTCACGATTGCCGAAATAGGAACAAGTCATAACGGCTCTATTGAAAGGGCTTTAAAATTGATAGATGCGGCTGCGGAAGCCGGCGCAAGGGCCGTAAAATTTCAAATTGTTTATGCCGATGAAATTCTTCACCCGAATACGGGTTATGTAGATTTACCTACAGGCAGGATCCCTCTCTATGAACGTTTTAAAATTTTGGAAGTTCCTATAGCTTTTTACAAAGAGCTTGCAGAATATAGCCGGGCAAAAAAGCTTTTGTTTTCGGCCAGCCCCTTCGGGCTTAGGTCTGCTGCAGAGCTTGCCGAATTAAAACCCGATTTTATAAAAATAGCTTCACCTGAGCTTAATTATGTGCAGCTTTTAAAATACTGTGCTAAGTTTAACTTCCCTATGATTTTATCCGGCGGAGTTTCTCTTCTAAAAGATATTGAAAAAGCTTTAAATGTTTTACGCTCTGAAAATAAAAATCTGAACTTAGCTCTCCTTCACTGTATTACATCTTATCCTGCTCCCGAAAAAGAATACAATATTTCCCTGGTTGATAATTTGAGCCGTGTTTTCGATATTGCATGCGGAGTAAGCGATCATTCTTTAGATCCTGTTTTAGTTCCGTCCTTAACGCTTGCTTCCGGCGGTTTTATAATAGAAAAACATATCTGTCTTTCCCGTAAGGAAAAGGGCTTGGATGATCCGGTTGCTTTAGAGCCTGAAATGTTCAAAAAGATGTGCAGCACTTTGAAAGCTTTGTCTCAAAAAACTTATGGTGAGATTATAGAATACTTAAAAAACTTAAACTATTCTTTAGAGCTTATAAATGAAGTTATCGGTTCCGGCGAAAAAAAATTAAGCCCGGCTGAAAGCAAAAACTACGGGCGTACAAATAGGTCCATTCATTATATGCAAGATTTAAAAAAGGGGGATGTAATAAGCGATAAGGATATTGCTATTTTGAGAACGGAAAAAATCTTATCGCCGGGAGCGGCCCCTGATATGTTCGATGATTTTATCGGAGCCGTTTTAGAAAAAAACGTTAAGTCAGGCGAAGGCCTTTTGATGGAACATTTTCTTAAAAGGAAATAA
- a CDS encoding ATP-binding cassette domain-containing protein: MKKTTAELSGIYKIYETENKQTGEVYKNAALSNVNIEFYTSEIHALLGENGAGKSTLVNIFSGLLSPTSGSIKIANKVFNFNSPNDALNAGVAIVHQHPRLAANASVFENIMIGTKQKSFLSLINLRAEKQKIESLKSKWNVDLDLNAKIKNLSADKRFYTAMFSALYTNPQFLILDEPASVFTDKERKDFFSVLKKTCIEEKIGTVLITHKVEEALNFADRISVLKNGKMQGSFLTEDLGNNDEAELFIKKQIFSGDKFLKSEEEIQKLHEKNIEEKKCGFGFCISFNSGFGYEIKNFQVKAGCGSITGIVGFPNSGIEYLEDILSGMSDAKNTDINKRHHTGNIVIENPGNEKKVFNCEKITPSLLLKNKIGFIPSDRNLRGADANLTVEEVLNCYRFKNNFFDKKNSDEFILSLLKAENISADKNRLAGSLSGGQLQRLILARCLSENPEIIIAAEPAWGLDLLSTELLMNKFRALAEQGRTIVILTKEFDTASYKNAFDAVYFLGKEN, encoded by the coding sequence GTGAAAAAGACGACGGCCGAGTTAAGCGGTATTTATAAGATCTATGAAACGGAAAACAAACAAACCGGCGAGGTCTATAAAAATGCCGCTTTGAGTAATGTGAATATAGAATTTTACACTTCCGAAATTCACGCCCTGCTCGGAGAAAACGGGGCCGGAAAATCTACATTGGTAAATATTTTTTCGGGTCTTCTTTCTCCGACGAGTGGTTCCATCAAGATAGCGAATAAGGTTTTTAATTTTAACTCCCCTAACGATGCTTTAAATGCAGGAGTCGCAATTGTTCATCAGCATCCTCGTCTTGCCGCAAATGCAAGTGTTTTTGAAAATATAATGATTGGCACAAAACAGAAGAGCTTTTTATCCCTTATAAACCTCCGTGCCGAAAAACAAAAAATAGAAAGTTTAAAGTCAAAATGGAATGTTGACTTGGACTTAAATGCAAAGATAAAAAATCTTTCTGCAGATAAAAGATTTTACACTGCAATGTTTTCTGCCCTTTATACTAATCCTCAGTTTTTAATTTTAGATGAACCGGCTTCCGTTTTTACCGATAAGGAGCGGAAGGATTTTTTTTCGGTATTAAAAAAAACATGTATCGAAGAAAAAATAGGTACTGTGCTTATTACTCATAAGGTTGAAGAAGCTTTAAATTTTGCCGATAGAATTTCGGTTTTAAAAAACGGAAAAATGCAAGGCTCTTTTTTAACGGAAGATTTAGGGAATAATGATGAGGCTGAACTTTTTATAAAAAAGCAAATATTTTCAGGCGATAAATTTTTAAAATCTGAAGAAGAAATACAAAAACTTCATGAGAAAAATATTGAAGAAAAAAAGTGCGGTTTCGGTTTTTGTATTTCTTTTAATTCCGGTTTCGGTTACGAAATAAAAAATTTTCAAGTTAAAGCAGGATGCGGAAGTATTACCGGAATTGTAGGCTTCCCTAACAGTGGTATCGAATACTTGGAAGATATTCTTTCGGGAATGTCTGACGCCAAGAATACCGATATAAATAAAAGGCATCATACAGGCAATATTGTAATTGAAAATCCGGGAAATGAAAAAAAAGTTTTTAACTGCGAAAAAATTACTCCCTCCCTTCTTCTAAAAAATAAAATAGGTTTTATTCCATCTGATAGAAATTTACGCGGCGCTGATGCAAATCTTACAGTTGAAGAAGTTTTAAATTGTTACCGTTTTAAAAATAATTTTTTTGATAAAAAGAATTCCGATGAATTTATTTTATCCTTATTGAAAGCTGAAAATATAAGTGCCGATAAAAACCGTTTGGCCGGTTCCCTGTCGGGAGGACAGCTCCAGCGTTTGATATTGGCTCGCTGTCTTTCAGAAAATCCTGAAATTATAATAGCTGCAGAACCTGCATGGGGCTTGGATCTTTTGAGCACGGAGCTTCTTATGAATAAGTTTAGGGCTCTTGCAGAGCAAGGCCGAACCATTGTAATATTGACAAAAGAATTCGATACGGCTTCTTATAAAAATGCTTTTGATGCCGTTTATTTTTTAGGAAAAGAAAATTGA
- a CDS encoding ABC transporter permease, whose protein sequence is MRRYKFLSSGAAFFFGTLVIIIFISLGSQNPKEALSEFFLKPFSSVWYFGNMLNKTSLLLFAASGSLFAFKCGCFNLGGEGQIYFAGLLTGILLQHTLAEPIVQLVLTGFIVFFACSLIGLFSGFLKIKFNADELLTSFLISAAILPVVNYLIGNPLRDTSGNLLALPPIKEAFQLKTFLPPSSLNISFVFSIILVLFFIIFFAKTKWGYRLRLSGTASEFSKFAGFSVYAPPLAGMGISAGLHGLTGFFAITGTWYICHLSFSSGMGWSALAVALVAKNSFFALIPAAFLYSWIQSASDAAVMSGSLVFDTAVFLQAVVFLFISANLLSLRLTSRLSKNISRIKMLLLKRKGI, encoded by the coding sequence TTGAGAAGGTATAAATTTTTAAGTTCGGGAGCTGCATTTTTTTTCGGTACCTTGGTAATAATTATCTTTATTTCTCTGGGCTCGCAAAATCCTAAAGAAGCATTGTCGGAATTTTTTTTAAAACCCTTTTCTTCCGTTTGGTATTTTGGAAACATGCTGAACAAAACATCCCTTTTGTTGTTTGCGGCCTCCGGTTCCTTATTTGCTTTTAAATGCGGCTGTTTTAATTTGGGCGGCGAGGGGCAAATATATTTTGCGGGTCTTTTGACCGGAATTCTTTTACAGCATACTTTGGCAGAGCCGATCGTGCAGCTTGTTCTTACAGGCTTTATCGTTTTTTTTGCTTGCAGCTTAATCGGTCTTTTTTCGGGATTTTTAAAAATTAAATTTAATGCGGATGAGCTTTTAACTTCTTTTTTAATTTCTGCGGCTATCCTGCCTGTTGTAAATTATCTTATCGGTAATCCTTTGCGGGATACATCGGGTAATTTACTGGCCCTGCCTCCAATAAAAGAAGCCTTTCAGCTTAAAACTTTTTTGCCGCCTTCTTCATTGAATATTTCTTTTGTGTTTTCTATTATTTTGGTTTTGTTTTTTATTATTTTTTTTGCTAAAACAAAGTGGGGCTACCGTTTGCGGCTTTCAGGAACGGCGTCTGAGTTTTCCAAGTTTGCAGGTTTTTCCGTTTATGCTCCGCCTCTTGCAGGAATGGGAATTTCTGCCGGTCTTCACGGTTTAACCGGTTTTTTTGCAATTACGGGAACTTGGTATATCTGTCACTTATCTTTTTCTTCCGGAATGGGATGGTCGGCCCTTGCCGTTGCCCTCGTAGCAAAGAATAGTTTCTTTGCCCTTATCCCGGCAGCCTTTTTATACTCTTGGATACAAAGCGCTTCCGATGCTGCCGTAATGTCAGGTTCTTTGGTTTTTGATACGGCCGTATTTTTACAGGCTGTAGTTTTTCTTTTTATTTCTGCAAACTTGTTAAGCCTGCGCTTGACTTCAAGATTGAGTAAAAATATTTCACGCATTAAGATGCTTCTTTTAAAAAGGAAGGGAATATGA
- a CDS encoding EAL domain-containing protein, whose amino-acid sequence MSHFFDVEKIISEEKIETVFQPIINIEKGYVFAEEALSRGLTIDGCIIEPETLFKAAVEADLIYELDILCCKKAVEIFAKTCSNTKSILFINVNAQTATEDSFYDALLNILDKNKVQPREVGIEFLETRVLSMALLTEAVNKYREQGFVIAVDDFGSKESNIDRLLNVHPDIIKIDRSLIQNIHDDLYKKSIVTALNVYANMTGAVCLAEGIETAEEIQCCCDIGLVLFQGFGISRPLSDFKFFEDQAKDKTYEILSKVERYKLEASTKKRSIGSNMELMSNFLINNLVYDDLDRMKNSLENFIELYPEIESLSVVDFAGKQVTKKILKAQFENSNRHPLFSLKEDCLNIIENRYITRFIASEKNYLLSDAYISIVSRLPVRTFTVNLKNIPNRKYILCICFYESGLNAG is encoded by the coding sequence ATGAGTCATTTCTTTGATGTTGAAAAAATTATTTCTGAAGAAAAAATCGAAACCGTTTTTCAACCAATCATAAACATCGAAAAAGGATATGTATTTGCCGAAGAAGCTCTATCACGGGGCCTTACTATAGACGGCTGTATCATCGAGCCTGAAACTCTTTTTAAAGCAGCTGTTGAGGCAGATCTTATTTATGAGCTTGATATACTTTGCTGTAAAAAGGCTGTTGAAATTTTTGCAAAGACATGTTCTAACACAAAATCAATTCTCTTCATAAATGTAAACGCCCAAACCGCTACGGAAGATAGTTTCTATGACGCTCTTTTGAATATATTGGATAAAAATAAGGTTCAGCCTAGGGAAGTCGGAATAGAATTTCTTGAAACCAGGGTTTTATCTATGGCCCTGCTTACAGAGGCCGTAAATAAATACCGTGAACAAGGTTTTGTTATTGCAGTGGATGATTTCGGTTCTAAAGAATCAAATATAGACAGGCTGCTTAATGTTCATCCTGATATTATAAAAATCGACCGCAGTCTGATTCAAAATATTCACGATGACCTTTATAAAAAATCGATTGTAACTGCTCTTAATGTGTATGCAAATATGACCGGAGCAGTTTGTTTAGCCGAAGGAATAGAAACGGCTGAAGAGATTCAATGTTGCTGCGATATAGGGCTTGTACTATTTCAAGGTTTCGGAATAAGCCGGCCTCTGAGTGATTTTAAGTTTTTTGAAGATCAGGCAAAAGATAAAACCTACGAAATTCTTTCAAAGGTTGAAAGATATAAACTTGAGGCTTCCACAAAAAAAAGGTCCATAGGTTCAAATATGGAATTAATGTCGAATTTTCTCATAAATAATCTTGTTTATGATGACTTGGACCGAATGAAAAATAGTTTAGAAAACTTTATTGAGCTTTATCCCGAGATTGAGTCTTTATCTGTGGTTGATTTTGCAGGGAAACAAGTAACAAAAAAAATATTAAAAGCTCAATTTGAGAATTCAAATCGCCATCCGCTCTTTTCGTTAAAAGAGGATTGTTTAAATATTATCGAAAATAGGTATATAACAAGGTTTATTGCATCTGAAAAAAACTATTTATTGTCGGATGCTTATATTTCCATTGTATCAAGGCTTCCCGTCCGTACCTTTACGGTAAATTTAAAAAATATTCCAAATCGAAAATATATATTGTGTATATGCTTTTATGAATCAGGCTTAAATGCCGGATAA
- a CDS encoding glycerophosphodiester phosphodiesterase encodes MSKTLNFAHRGFRSQYPENTMLAFSKAADLGVDGIEFDVHLSYDGVPVIIHDETLDRTCNASGLVKDFSFVDLKKINAAANFKSSMSLDSAELLDEKIPSLEEYFDFIKNKNIISNIELKTGVFEYPGIEEKVYALLKKYNLQEKCIISSFNHESLLRMKKLDPSIVCGFLVDSWDLHPAAYLKKYGVECYHPPAYRLTKEFVDELHNEGLRVNAWFGSIQTDYAQVLSTGLDAIITDYPDKISHLLKK; translated from the coding sequence ATGAGTAAGACTCTTAATTTTGCCCACAGAGGTTTTCGCAGTCAATATCCCGAAAACACGATGCTTGCTTTTTCTAAAGCAGCGGACTTAGGTGTTGACGGAATAGAGTTTGATGTTCATCTCTCTTATGACGGCGTGCCCGTTATAATCCATGATGAGACCTTGGATAGAACATGTAACGCTTCAGGCCTTGTAAAGGATTTTTCTTTTGTCGACTTAAAAAAAATAAATGCCGCAGCAAATTTTAAAAGCTCAATGTCATTGGATTCGGCTGAACTCTTGGATGAAAAGATTCCTTCACTTGAAGAGTATTTTGATTTTATAAAGAATAAAAATATTATTTCCAACATTGAATTAAAGACAGGTGTCTTTGAATATCCGGGGATAGAGGAAAAAGTATATGCTCTTTTAAAAAAATATAATCTTCAAGAAAAGTGTATTATTTCTTCCTTTAATCATGAAAGTCTTTTGAGGATGAAAAAGTTGGATCCTTCCATTGTGTGCGGTTTTTTGGTTGATTCGTGGGATCTGCATCCTGCCGCTTATTTAAAAAAATACGGCGTAGAATGTTATCATCCGCCTGCATATAGGCTTACGAAAGAATTTGTAGATGAGCTTCATAATGAAGGCCTTAGGGTAAATGCATGGTTCGGGTCAATCCAAACGGACTATGCCCAAGTTTTAAGCACAGGTTTGGATGCAATTATAACGGATTATCCTGACAAGATTTCACATTTACTTAAAAAATAG